One stretch of Pseudoramibacter sp. DNA includes these proteins:
- the gyrA gene encoding DNA gyrase subunit A, protein MPVAKSLKDVKIEDEMKNCYIDYAMSVIIGRALPDVRDGLKPVHRRILYAMHQMGMTPDKPFRKSARIVGEVLGKYHPHGDSSVYDAMVRMAQDFSTRYLTVNGQGNFGSIDGDGAAAMRYTEAKMSKVAMEMLRDINKDTVDFIDNFDGSEKEPSVLPARFPHLLANGSQGIAVGMATNIPPHNLGEVCDGTIAYIDNPDITVDELMQTIKGPDFPTAGVILGKGGIRDAYSTGRGRIKVRSKVDIQQTKRGKQQIIVSELPYMVNKAKLIQKIAELVKDKTVEGITDIRDETDLKHGIRIVIDLKRDANATIILNQLYKHTQLQDTYGVIMLALVDGQPKILNLKQILYYYVEHQKEVVVRRTKFDLKKAEARAHILEGYRIALDNIDAVIKIIRESRDAKIAKARLMENFTLTDIQAQAILDMRLQRLTGLEREKIEEEYAALEKKIAEYKAILADEQLVLNIIKDQLRELKENYGDPRRTSFDIDMDDFNMEDLIKEEEVVVTMTHIGYVKRISADTYRSQKRGGKGISALSTRENDFIEHIFTCSSHDDLLFFTNKGKYYNLKAYEIPVGGRTARGTAIVNILDLDSDENITTMIQIKDFDEPGKYLAMATRQGLIKKTALSDYSSSRKNGINGIKLKDGDELINVRIADDSEDIVMGTHEGYAIRFHVADIRPTGRTSMGVRGINLRSGDEVVGMDILSDVSDVLCVSEKGYGKRTPAEQYRIQNRGGKGVQTYKCSKKTGKLVGFNVIDDGGEIMMINNEGIVIKLKTDDISKIGRSTQGVRLMRLKGDERIATICKVQNEEPEDEEQMDMLSDSDQ, encoded by the coding sequence ATGCCAGTGGCAAAGTCCCTCAAAGACGTCAAAATCGAAGACGAAATGAAGAACTGCTACATTGATTACGCGATGAGCGTCATCATTGGGCGGGCTTTGCCGGATGTCCGGGACGGGCTCAAACCGGTCCACCGCAGAATTCTTTACGCGATGCACCAGATGGGCATGACCCCGGACAAACCCTTTAGAAAATCGGCGCGTATCGTCGGGGAAGTTCTGGGGAAATACCATCCCCACGGCGACTCCTCGGTCTACGACGCTATGGTCCGCATGGCCCAGGATTTCTCCACCCGCTACCTGACCGTCAACGGCCAGGGGAACTTCGGCTCCATCGACGGGGACGGCGCCGCGGCCATGCGTTACACCGAAGCGAAAATGAGCAAAGTGGCCATGGAAATGCTCCGGGACATCAACAAGGACACCGTGGACTTCATCGACAACTTCGACGGCTCGGAAAAGGAACCGTCAGTGCTGCCGGCCCGCTTCCCCCATCTCCTGGCCAACGGCTCCCAGGGGATTGCCGTCGGGATGGCGACGAACATCCCGCCTCATAATTTAGGCGAAGTCTGCGACGGCACCATCGCCTACATCGACAACCCGGACATCACCGTGGACGAACTCATGCAGACGATCAAGGGGCCGGACTTCCCGACCGCCGGGGTCATTCTCGGCAAGGGCGGCATCCGCGACGCCTACAGCACCGGCCGGGGCCGGATCAAGGTCCGCTCCAAGGTGGACATTCAGCAGACAAAGCGGGGCAAACAGCAGATTATCGTCTCTGAACTTCCCTACATGGTCAACAAGGCGAAGCTCATCCAGAAAATCGCAGAACTGGTCAAAGACAAGACCGTGGAAGGGATCACCGATATCCGCGACGAAACGGACCTGAAGCACGGCATCCGCATCGTCATCGACCTCAAGCGGGACGCCAATGCCACGATTATCTTAAACCAGCTGTACAAGCACACCCAGCTCCAGGACACCTACGGGGTGATCATGCTGGCCCTGGTGGACGGGCAGCCGAAGATTTTAAATCTCAAGCAGATTCTGTACTATTACGTCGAACACCAGAAAGAAGTGGTGGTGCGCCGGACGAAGTTTGATCTGAAAAAAGCCGAAGCCCGGGCTCATATTCTCGAAGGCTACCGCATCGCCCTGGACAACATCGACGCGGTCATCAAGATCATCCGGGAATCCCGGGACGCCAAGATCGCCAAGGCCCGCCTCATGGAAAACTTTACCCTGACCGACATTCAGGCCCAGGCCATTCTGGATATGCGTCTCCAGCGCCTGACCGGTCTGGAACGGGAAAAGATCGAAGAAGAATATGCGGCCCTGGAAAAGAAAATCGCCGAATACAAGGCCATTCTTGCCGACGAACAGCTGGTGCTCAACATCATCAAAGATCAGCTGCGGGAACTCAAGGAAAATTACGGCGATCCGCGCCGCACGTCTTTTGACATCGACATGGACGACTTCAACATGGAAGACCTCATCAAAGAAGAAGAAGTGGTCGTGACCATGACCCACATCGGCTACGTGAAGCGCATTTCCGCCGATACTTACCGTTCTCAGAAACGGGGCGGCAAAGGCATTTCAGCCCTGTCCACCCGGGAAAACGACTTTATCGAGCACATCTTCACGTGTTCGTCCCACGACGACCTGCTGTTCTTTACCAACAAGGGCAAGTACTACAACCTCAAGGCCTATGAAATTCCTGTGGGCGGCCGCACGGCCCGGGGCACGGCGATCGTCAACATCCTGGATTTGGACAGCGATGAAAACATCACGACGATGATCCAGATCAAGGACTTCGACGAACCGGGCAAATACCTGGCCATGGCGACCCGCCAGGGCCTCATTAAGAAGACGGCCCTTTCGGACTACTCTTCAAGCCGGAAGAATGGCATCAACGGCATTAAACTCAAAGACGGCGACGAACTCATCAACGTGCGCATCGCTGACGATTCCGAAGACATCGTCATGGGCACCCACGAAGGCTACGCCATCCGCTTCCACGTGGCGGACATCCGCCCCACAGGCCGCACCTCTATGGGGGTCCGGGGCATCAATCTCAGAAGCGGCGACGAAGTGGTCGGCATGGACATCCTGTCCGACGTCAGCGACGTGCTCTGTGTGTCTGAAAAAGGCTATGGCAAGCGCACCCCGGCGGAACAGTACCGGATTCAGAACCGCGGGGGCAAAGGGGTTCAGACCTACAAATGCTCCAAGAAGACCGGCAAGCTCGTCGGCTTTAACGTCATCGACGACGGCGGCGAAATCATGATGATCAACAACGAAGGCATCGTGATCAAACTCAAGACCGACGACATTTCCAAGATCGGCCGCTCGACCCAGGGCGTCCGGCTCATGCGCCTCAAGGGCGATGAACGGATCGCCACCATCTGCAAGGTGCAGAACGAAGAACCGGAAGATGAAGAACAAATGGACATGCTGTCTGACAGCGATCAATAA
- the gyrB gene encoding DNA topoisomerase (ATP-hydrolyzing) subunit B, with protein MSETTTTTHEYGADQIQVLEGLEAVKRRPGMYIGSTGKQGLHHLVYEVVDNSIDEALAGYCDKIVVVIGEGNTITVTDDGRGIPTGINHKEGKTGVELALTVLHAGGKFGGGGYKVSGGLHGVGVSVVNALSEWLVCEVKQNHKVYRQTFEHGNKTSELEVVGSTNRTGTKISFKPDAEIFDETEYDYDVLEHRLRELAFLNKGVAITLTDERAGQEQTNEYHYEGGIKSYIQYLNRNKEVLYDKITYYEKSMEHYEVEIAFQYTRGYQENIYAYANNIFTPEGGTHLNGFKSALTRTINNYARKANFLKQNDKNLSGDDIREGLTAIVSVKLLEPQFEGQTKTKLGNPEVKGIVETIVSSELSAFLEENPKIAEAIVQKNISASHARMAAKRAREMTRRKSALESTSLPGKLADCREKDPAKSEIFLVEGDSAGGSAKVGRNSEIQAILPLRGKILNVEKARLDRMLNSDTIRGMITAFGTGIGEDFDINKARYHKIVIMTDADVDGAHIRTLLLTFFYRYMRGLIENGYVYIAQPPLYKISWGKHVEYAYDDKDLERRLEGHDRNRVTLQRYKGLGEMDAEQLWETTMNPETRTMLRVGIEDATYADEIFTMLMGDKVQPRKEFIERNAKKVKNLDI; from the coding sequence ATGTCCGAAACGACAACGACAACACATGAATACGGCGCGGATCAGATCCAGGTTCTCGAAGGCCTGGAAGCCGTCAAACGGCGGCCGGGGATGTACATCGGCAGCACCGGCAAACAGGGGCTGCACCATCTGGTCTACGAAGTCGTCGACAATTCCATCGACGAAGCCCTAGCGGGATACTGCGACAAAATTGTCGTCGTGATCGGCGAAGGGAACACCATCACCGTCACCGACGACGGCCGGGGCATCCCGACCGGGATCAACCACAAAGAAGGCAAAACCGGGGTGGAACTGGCCCTGACGGTGCTCCACGCCGGCGGCAAATTCGGCGGCGGGGGCTACAAAGTCTCCGGGGGACTTCACGGCGTCGGGGTTTCCGTCGTCAACGCCCTGTCCGAATGGCTGGTCTGCGAAGTCAAGCAGAACCACAAGGTGTACCGCCAGACTTTTGAACACGGCAATAAAACTTCAGAACTGGAAGTGGTTGGCTCGACGAACCGCACCGGCACCAAAATCAGCTTCAAGCCGGATGCGGAAATCTTCGACGAAACGGAATACGATTACGACGTGTTGGAACACCGCCTCCGGGAACTGGCCTTTTTGAACAAAGGGGTTGCCATCACGCTGACTGACGAACGCGCCGGCCAGGAACAGACGAACGAATACCACTACGAAGGCGGCATCAAGTCTTACATCCAGTACCTGAACCGCAACAAAGAAGTGCTGTACGACAAAATCACGTATTACGAAAAGTCGATGGAACACTACGAAGTGGAAATCGCCTTCCAGTACACCCGGGGCTATCAGGAAAACATCTACGCCTACGCAAACAACATCTTCACCCCTGAAGGGGGGACTCACCTCAACGGCTTCAAGAGCGCTCTGACCCGGACCATCAACAATTACGCGAGAAAGGCCAATTTCTTAAAGCAGAACGACAAGAACCTCTCCGGGGACGATATCCGGGAAGGCCTCACGGCCATCGTCAGTGTCAAGCTTCTGGAACCGCAGTTTGAAGGCCAGACGAAGACGAAGCTCGGCAATCCGGAAGTCAAGGGCATCGTGGAAACCATCGTCAGCAGCGAACTGTCGGCCTTCCTCGAAGAAAACCCGAAAATCGCCGAAGCCATCGTGCAGAAAAACATCTCCGCGTCCCACGCCCGCATGGCGGCCAAGCGCGCGAGGGAAATGACCCGCCGGAAGAGCGCCCTGGAAAGCACTTCCCTGCCGGGCAAGCTCGCCGACTGCCGGGAAAAGGATCCGGCAAAATCCGAAATCTTCCTCGTCGAAGGGGACTCCGCCGGGGGTTCTGCCAAGGTCGGCCGGAATTCTGAAATTCAGGCTATTCTTCCCCTCCGGGGCAAGATCCTGAACGTGGAAAAGGCCCGTCTGGACCGGATGCTCAACTCCGACACCATCCGCGGCATGATCACGGCCTTCGGCACCGGCATCGGCGAAGACTTCGACATCAACAAGGCGCGGTACCACAAAATCGTCATCATGACCGATGCCGATGTGGACGGCGCCCACATCCGCACCCTGCTTCTGACCTTCTTTTACAGATACATGCGCGGCCTCATCGAAAATGGCTACGTTTACATTGCCCAGCCGCCGCTGTACAAGATCAGCTGGGGCAAGCACGTCGAATACGCTTACGACGACAAAGACCTGGAACGGCGTCTCGAAGGCCACGACCGCAACCGCGTCACCCTGCAGCGCTACAAAGGGCTCGGGGAAATGGATGCAGAACAGCTGTGGGAAACCACGATGAATCCGGAAACCCGGACCATGCTCCGGGTGGGCATTGAAGACGCCACCTACGCCGATGAAATTTTCACCATGCTCATGGGCGACAAAGTGCAGCCCCGGAAGGAATTCATCGAACGGAACGCGAAGAAAGTTAAGAATTTGGATATCTAG
- the recF gene encoding DNA replication/repair protein RecF (All proteins in this family for which functions are known are DNA-binding proteins that assist the filamentation of RecA onto DNA for the initiation of recombination or recombinational repair.), producing MIVTGLTLRKFRNYSEETFDFSPRINVITGDNAQGKTNLLEGLFLLSRGYSHRTHHMADLAMQGEKAPGRFAIEAEVTAHQTRHRLSLLVKDGHKHWIVDGHKGRRQRDVHRLMHTILFEPDDLRIVKAGPARRRQFINEEISGYLPGYLPVLKTYKKTLSQRNALLKEVRRSPSAAVMLEGWDAQLVESGTKLVRYRLAYLKRLNETARPLHASLSDHKETLNLAYSSNLIDQAADEHAIQACFEAKLKASRSRDIERGTTGYGPHVDDLSILIDGMEARKFASQGQQRTAAIALKLSQIAIYQKIAGESPIVLLDDILSELDDVRQEKILEILGQTQAFITCTDSRFSDRYPEAMKKIITISHGHQI from the coding sequence ATGATTGTCACGGGGCTGACCCTTCGCAAGTTTCGCAATTACAGCGAAGAAACCTTTGACTTTTCGCCGCGGATCAATGTGATCACAGGAGACAACGCCCAAGGCAAGACGAATCTGCTGGAAGGGCTGTTTTTATTGTCCCGGGGCTATTCCCACAGGACCCACCATATGGCCGATCTGGCCATGCAGGGAGAAAAAGCGCCGGGCCGCTTTGCCATAGAGGCCGAGGTGACGGCCCACCAGACCCGTCACCGTCTTTCGCTTTTAGTGAAAGACGGCCACAAGCACTGGATCGTCGACGGCCACAAAGGGCGAAGGCAGCGGGACGTGCACCGGCTCATGCACACCATCCTGTTTGAACCTGACGATCTGCGCATCGTCAAGGCCGGTCCGGCGCGCCGGCGCCAGTTTATCAACGAAGAAATCAGCGGCTATCTGCCCGGCTATCTGCCGGTGCTTAAGACCTACAAAAAAACCCTGTCTCAGCGCAACGCCTTATTAAAAGAAGTGCGGCGCTCGCCCTCTGCGGCGGTGATGCTGGAGGGTTGGGATGCCCAGCTTGTCGAGAGCGGCACGAAGCTGGTGCGCTACCGCCTGGCCTATTTAAAGCGTCTCAACGAAACCGCCAGGCCCCTGCACGCGTCCCTTTCTGATCATAAAGAGACGCTGAACCTGGCCTATTCCAGCAATCTCATTGACCAGGCTGCCGACGAACACGCGATTCAGGCGTGTTTTGAAGCCAAACTCAAGGCCAGTCGGTCCCGGGATATCGAAAGGGGCACCACCGGCTACGGCCCCCACGTCGACGACCTGTCGATTTTAATCGACGGCATGGAAGCGCGGAAATTTGCGTCCCAGGGACAGCAGCGCACCGCCGCCATTGCCCTGAAGCTGTCCCAGATTGCCATTTATCAGAAAATCGCAGGGGAATCCCCCATTGTGCTCCTCGACGACATTTTGTCCGAACTCGACGACGTGCGTCAGGAGAAAATTCTCGAGATCCTCGGTCAGACCCAGGCGTTCATCACCTGTACGGACAGCCGGTTTTCTGACCGATATCCCGAAGCGATGAAAAAGATCATTACCATTTCGCACGGCCATCAAATTTGA
- a CDS encoding RNA-binding S4 domain-containing protein — MKTIQIYSKIIKLDQLLKFAGIAESGSMAKAMIQDEMVKVNGETVTARGKKLKPGDTVEVEGLGTFQLVSEKAQ; from the coding sequence ATGAAAACCATTCAGATTTATTCCAAGATCATCAAACTGGATCAGCTGCTGAAATTTGCCGGCATCGCCGAAAGCGGTTCCATGGCGAAAGCGATGATTCAGGATGAAATGGTCAAAGTCAACGGCGAAACCGTCACGGCCCGGGGCAAAAAACTTAAGCCCGGTGACACCGTTGAAGTCGAGGGGCTGGGGACGTTTCAGCTGGTCTCTGAAAAAGCCCAATGA
- the dnaN gene encoding DNA polymerase III subunit beta codes for MKFDCSKSDLIHALNIVQRGVARKTTMPILEGILMEATDHKIVLTSTNLEISVKTTLPAHIEQDGAIILGASFFSSLVKKLSGDDIYFESTGQDTLKMTCELSTYTIKGMSPEDFPAFPEIIDDYTFAIKADVLHDLIRGTIFSVALKENIPVLTGLKLEIEGDQITVVALDGYRLALRKGTLSKAIDQPVSVIVPGSSMSELEKMISSTEEDIQVNLSKSQIFFTVGDTEFTSRLLEGEFINYHHIIPEETNTEITVSRRALLDSTERAALLANEGKNNLIKLDIGMEELTLTSNADIGEVHEVIPIKKTGDDLRIAFNSKFIIDALKVISEEDITIRLTNPVGPALIVGDDDRFVTLILPVRVSDDM; via the coding sequence ATGAAATTTGACTGTTCAAAATCCGATCTCATCCACGCGCTGAACATCGTCCAAAGAGGGGTTGCGCGGAAAACCACCATGCCGATTCTCGAAGGCATTCTCATGGAAGCTACAGATCATAAAATTGTCCTCACCTCTACCAATCTTGAAATCAGTGTCAAAACGACGCTGCCTGCTCATATTGAACAGGACGGCGCCATCATTCTCGGGGCCAGCTTTTTCTCGAGCCTTGTCAAAAAGCTGTCCGGTGACGACATTTACTTTGAAAGCACCGGTCAGGACACCCTGAAGATGACCTGTGAACTCTCTACTTATACGATTAAAGGGATGTCTCCCGAAGATTTCCCCGCATTTCCGGAAATTATCGACGATTACACCTTCGCGATCAAGGCCGACGTGCTCCACGATCTCATCCGCGGGACCATTTTTTCCGTGGCCCTCAAGGAAAACATTCCGGTGTTGACCGGTCTGAAGCTTGAAATAGAAGGAGATCAGATCACGGTCGTCGCGCTGGACGGCTACCGCCTGGCCTTGAGAAAGGGCACGCTGTCCAAGGCCATCGACCAGCCGGTTTCGGTGATCGTGCCGGGAAGCAGCATGAGCGAACTGGAAAAAATGATCTCCAGCACAGAAGAAGACATCCAGGTGAATCTTTCCAAGTCCCAGATTTTCTTTACTGTGGGCGATACTGAATTCACATCCCGCCTCCTCGAAGGGGAATTTATCAATTACCATCACATCATTCCTGAAGAAACGAATACGGAAATCACCGTCAGCCGCCGGGCTCTTTTGGACAGTACGGAACGGGCGGCTCTTCTGGCCAACGAAGGCAAAAACAATTTAATCAAGCTGGACATCGGCATGGAAGAACTGACCTTGACGTCTAATGCGGACATCGGCGAAGTGCACGAAGTGATTCCGATTAAGAAAACCGGCGATGATCTGCGCATCGCCTTTAACTCCAAGTTCATCATCGACGCCCTGAAGGTCATTTCAGAAGAAGACATCACCATCCGCCTGACCAATCCAGTGGGGCCGGCGCTGATCGTCGGGGACGATGACCGCTTTGTCACCCTGATCCTGCCGGTTCGGGTATCCGACGACATGTAA